In Drosophila nasuta strain 15112-1781.00 chromosome 2R, ASM2355853v1, whole genome shotgun sequence, a single genomic region encodes these proteins:
- the LOC132785583 gene encoding uncharacterized protein LOC132785583, which translates to MSQVEEQKSFVRISSRRDSSRSKFLSRPKTMTRTMTTITHVPNEDIRPSMKHFTQRHTSDPRPNYRTETIIGKIISNAKYQPDDSPDLMSRQPSYRKFRIPYEMICANRYRDSLKSYEAQLKHEVKKIIDFQSSAADACYFVRCMAITSFWPPLHHMTDVKHTSKNFFQLSERERWRLQIIMNTDIT; encoded by the exons ATGTCCCAAGTCGAGGagcaaaaatcatttgttaGAATTTCATCAAGAAGGGATTCAAGTCGTTCGAAGTTTTTGTCAAGACCAAAAACCATGACAAGGACCATGACTACGATTACCCATGTTCCAAATGAAGATATTAGACCATCAATGAAACACTTCACCCAACGACATACCTCTGATCCAAGACCCAATTATCGAACAGAGACTATAATAggtaaaataatttctaatgCCAAGTACCAACCTGACGATTCTCCCGATTTGATGAGTCGCCAGCCCAGTTATAGGAAGTTCCGAATACCTTA TGAAATGATTTGCGCCAATCGTTATCGAGATTCGCTAAAATCATACGAGGCGCAATTGAAGCATGAGgtaaagaaaattattgattttcagAGTAGCGCAGCTGATGCATGTTACTTTGTGCG ttGCATGGCTATAACTAGCTTTTGGCCACCTTTGCATCATATGACTGATGTGAAACACACAAGCAAGAATTTCTTTCAGCTTTCCGAAAGGGAGAGATGGCGTCTTCAGATTATTATGAATACCGATATAACATAA
- the LOC132786441 gene encoding serine protease 7 — MLTRKPVGILIIGMLLHCAVHAQQNCVNPNRNSGYCLSIYDCPSLIDLVQQILLTSNERMFLRDSQCENGFGRKPYVCCTRDKNYASVATTTPTPATTTTTARTVIQPSPTSANGDRGQGESLLPRPPACGPNSFLDRIYNGNDTALDEFPWMALLEYTNKRGQRELNCGGSLINNRYILTAAHCVTGQISVEVGQLTTVRLGEYDISKEIDCVRNVCNRPVLEIGVEEVIVHPQYNADDNNRHHDIALIRLNQQVELNEYIIPVCLPLVSTRAAINTNDKLTVSGWGRTLLARQSNIKQRIELPVADQDYCKTKFATKRISVISSQLCVGGEYIRDSCDGDSGGPLMRYTGAWYLEGVVSFGNRCGLEGWPGVYTRVTDYIDWIIGTIRP, encoded by the exons ATGTTGACTCGAAAACCTGTGGGAATTCTTATAATTGGCATGCTGTTGCATTGCGCAGTTCACGCACAACAAA ATTGTGTGAATCCAAACAGAAACTCGGGCTACTGCTTATCAATCTACGACTGCCCTAGTTTAATTGATCTTGTCCAGCAAATATTACTTACCAGCAATGAGCGAATGTTTCTGAGAGATTCCCAATGTGAAAACGGATTTGGTCGCAAGCCTTATGTTTGTTGCACTCGTGATAAAAACTACGCcagtgtggcaacaacaacaccgacacctgcaactacaactaccACAGCAAGGACAGTAATTCAACCCAGTCCAACGTCTGCCAATGGTGATAGAGGTCAGGGAGAAAGCCTCCTCCCAAGGCCACCAGCATGTGGACCAAATTCGTTCCTCGATCGCATTTATAATGGCAATGACACAGCGCTTGATGAGTTCCCATGGATGGCATTGCTTGAGTACACGAACA aaaGGGGTCAACGGGAGCTAAATTGTGGTGGCAGTCTGATCAACAATCGTTATATACTAACCGCTGCTCACTGCGTAACTGGCCAAATATCCGTCGAAGTGGGTCAGCT TACTACAGTGCGATTGGGCGAGTACGATATTAGCAAAGAAATCGACTGTGTAAGGAATGTTTGCAACCGGCCTGTGCTCGAGATTGGTGTTGAAGAAGTGATTGTGCATCCCCAGTACAATGCTGATGACAACAATCGTCATCACGATATCGCTCTTATTCGCCTCAATCAGCAAGTTGAACtcaatgaatatattatacCTGTCTGCCTGCCATTGGTCAGCACACGAGCAGCCATTAATACCAATGACAAGCTCACCGTGAGCGGCTGGGGTCGCACTCTTCTTG CTCGACAGAGCAACATCAAACAACGCATTGAACTGCCCGTTGCGGATCAAGATTATTGTAAGACGAAATTTGCAACTAAGAGAATAAGCGTGATCAGCTCGCAATTGTGCGTGGGAGGTGAATACATTCGGGATAGTTGCGATGGGGATTCAGGCGGACCATTGATGCGATACACGGGTGCTTGGTATTTGGAAGGAGTTGTCTCATTTGGTAACCGTTGCGGTCTTGAAGGTTGGCCTGGTGTCTACACAAGAGTAACTGACTATATAGATTGGATAATCGGGACTATTCGTCCCTAA
- the LOC132786503 gene encoding arrestin domain-containing protein 17: MVVTCDISFDNNKDGTFYAGQLVTGCVTLKSDKIKEVQAALVKVVGYSITKWSERKMASTNLFAGREEYLSSQTYLLGSEQSNDRHAIQAGVHNYNFACQLPYQCPSSFEGRYGCIRYIVKVLLIRPWKFDQAYTHGITVLKMMDLNTETPQLKRTAHSENYRTFCCGPCKTEPIKMELNLPQAGYVPGQRIPVTVVVINNSNVAVSELRLSLVMLVRYFSLTPEHSRVDRIVISKAKGDSILRQSTRSLTIDMDVPSTPPTCVALCNLIQIAYHLEVEAVIKSLREKQLITMPITIGTFPLAVATENGVVRQQPPRRSGRYELPENELPVVRAISSELRQDSRDIAPPKYVESKHTLRGNINEEELHAFGLNEFAPLYPVYSIPSPAPVISPNSQNIGFVNQSFEK, encoded by the exons CTGCACTAGTCAAAGTCGTTGGTTACTCAATTACGAAATGGAGCGAACGGAAGATGGCATCAACAAATCTGTTTGCCGGTCGCGAGGAGTATTTATCATCGCAAACTTATTTATTGGGATCTGAGCAGA gCAATGACAGACATGCCATACAAGCGGGAgtacataattataattttgcttgCCAGCTGCCCTATCAGTGTCCCTCGTCCTTTGAGGGTCGGTATGGTTGTATTCGATATATAGTCAAGGTGTTATTGATCAGACCCTGGAAATTTGATCAGGCATATACACATGGAATTACAGTTCTTAAAATGATGGATCTAAACACTGAAACGCCTCAGTTGAAG CGTACCGCCCACAGTGAGAACTATCGCACATTCTGCTGTGGACCCTGCAAAACGGAGCCCATTAAAATGGAGCTGAATCTACCACAAGCAGGTTATGTGCCTGGCCAGCGTATTCCTGTCACAGTGGTTGTCATTAATAACAGCAATGTGGCTGTCTCCGAGTTGCGACTTTCACTCGTCATGTTGGTGAGGTACTTTAGCCTGACGCCAGAACATTCGCGTGTGGATAGAATTGTAATATCCAAGGCCAAAGGTGATTCTATACTGCGACAATCCACGCGATCCCTGACAATCGATATGGACGTCCCTAGCACACCGCCAACATGTGTTGCCCTCTGCAATCTGATACAAATCGCATACCACCTAGAGGTGGAGGCAGTAATCAAGAGCCTACGAGAGAAGCAACTGATAACGATGCCCATCACAATTGGTACCTTTCCTCTCGCCGTAGCTACGGAAAATGGTGTTGTACGACAACAGCCACCAAGGCGTAGTGGACGTTATGAGTTGCCGGAGAATGAGCTGCCTGTTGTGAGAGCAATATCTAGCGAATTGAGACAAGACTCTCGAGATATTG cTCCGCCCAAGTACGTGGAGTCAAAGCACACGTTGCGTGGTAATATCAATGAGGAGGAGCTCCATGCTTTTGGCCTCAACGAATTTGCGCCCTTATATCCCGTTTACAGTATTCCCAGTCCAGCGCCTGTTATTTCCCCCAACAGTCAGAATATTGGATTCGTTAACCAAAGCtttgaaaaataa